One genomic window of Ctenopharyngodon idella isolate HZGC_01 chromosome 18, HZGC01, whole genome shotgun sequence includes the following:
- the LOC127499494 gene encoding uncharacterized protein LOC127499494, with protein sequence MQAETERNAEMQKERKTQKERKKERSTERNKRRKRMKCRKKESKKRRNAERKKHRKKETQKRRKKEKTQKETQKERKRNAERNKRRKRKKCRKKETEMQKERNAERKKETQKDTQKERKTQKERKAERKKQETQKEGKKRRKRETQKEKHRNRNKETQKERNAERERNAERKKQKRRKKEMQKERNRKKETPKERKAERNTREKCRKRNAERDAERKKNAETEIKKNSERKKRRNKKQKEMQKRRKKRRKKERNSVEWGILQKSHLNLAVMGEKKKRRKTK encoded by the coding sequence atgcaggcagaaacagaaagaaatgcagaaatgcagaaagaaagaaaaacgcagaaagaaagaaaaaaagaaagaagcacAGAAAGAAATAAACGCAGAAAGAGAATGAaatgcagaaagaaagaaagtaagaAACGCAGAaatgcagaaagaaagaaacacagaaagaaagaaacgcaGAAacgcagaaagaaagaaaaaacgcAGAAAGAAacgcagaaagaaagaaagagaaacgcAGAAAGAAATAAacgcagaaagagaaagaaatgcagaaagaaagaaacagaaatgcagaaagaaagaaatgcagaaagaaagaaagaaacgcaGAAAGATacgcagaaagaaagaaaaacgcagaaagaaagaaaggcagaaagaaagaaacaagaaACGCAGAAAGAGGGAAAGAAACGCAGAAAGAGAGAAACGCAGAAAGAGAAACACAGAAACAGAAATAAAGAAactcagaaagaaagaaacgcagaaagagaaagaaatgcagaaagaaagaaacagaaacgcagaaagaaagaaatgcagaaagaaagaaacagaaagaaagaaacgccgaaagaaagaaaggcagaAAGAAACACAAGAGAGAAATGCAGAAAGAGAAATGCAGAAAGAGAcgcagaaagaaaaaaaaacgcagaaacagaaataaagaaaaactcaGAAAGGAAGAAACGCAGAAACaagaaacagaaagaaatgCAGAAACGCAGAAAGAAacgcagaaagaaagaaagaaattctgTCGAATGGGGCATTTTGCAGAAAAGTCATCTTAATCTTGCAgtaatgggggaaaaaaaaaaaagaagaaaaacaaaataa